AGGATTTGGTTTGTGGGTCTGCCTTTATTCTTGAGAAGGCTTCCTCAAGGGGCACTTCTTGGGTTTGGTCCTTTTGGTAATCACAGTGTATGCAGAATAGCTCGCCGTACTTTTTTACAAACACAAAAAGCTCACTTTTATCTGAGGGCTTTGCGCACTTTACTCGGTTGGGCATGTCCTTTATCTTTTCTTCTATATCTGGGGTCTCTTTTTTTATCCTCTCCCACTCTTCTAACATGATGGTGTAAAAGCTCTTCTCTTGATCTTCTCTGTATGTGCTTAGTCTTGTGTATAGCTCAGAGGGGGTTGGCTCTTCGTCGGGGGTGAATATCTTAGCATCCTCTCCCAACACTTTGTGTATCATAAACATCTTGTTCTTGGCTATCTCCACTATGCGAGTCTGGTCCGCTCCCTTTTCTGTGGGGAAGAAATTGACTATGTAAAGCTCCTCATATACCTTTTGTCCTATGCGGTTTATCCTTCCCACCCTCTGGATTACTCTCACAGGATTCCAAGGTATGTCGTAGTTTATCACAACACCCGCCCTGTTTAGGTTTATGCCTTCGGAGAGCTTGTCCGTGCTTACAAGCACATCGTAATCATCTCTCTTATCTTCGTGCTGTGCATCAAAGTTCTGTCTTATCTCCTCAAGTCTGCCCTTTGAGAGACTGCCTACCGCCTTTAGAACTCTAAAGCCCATCTCTTGGAGCTTCTCTGCCAGATATTCTGCGGTATCCACATACTCGCTGAAGATGACCACTTTTCTGTTTTGCTCTATAAACTCCCTTAGGGTGTTTGATAGCTCCTCAAGTTTAGGGTCCTGTTCCAAAAGCCCAGAATCCTCAAGCTTTTTCTGTATGTTCTCAAAGAGTTTTTTGTCCCTCTTTAGGTCCTCTAAGAGCTTATCTATGTCCGCATTGGTCTCGTCGTAGATGTACTCGTATCTACCTTTTGGAGAACTGCTTGCTTTTAGACTCTCCTCAAATTCCTTTAACTCCTTAAGTATGGTTTCTTCTTCTGCGGTGTATAGGTCTTCTATCAGGTCTCTGTTAAGAACATACTTCCTACTCTTTTGCACAAACTCTATAGCGGTTTCGTGAAGCTGTATGAAGTTTTTTATGCTCTGATTAAAGGCGTAAAAACTGCTTTCAAACCTTTTTACCAACAGTCTGCGCATAAAGTCATAGAGGTTTCTCTGGCTTAGCTCCCTAAAATCGTCCTTTTGGTCTCCCTTTAGGTATCTCTCTGGCATGTAAAGAGCTCCCACAAAGCTCCCTCCTTCTTCTGGTGAGCTAAAGGTCTGTATGACCTCATCGTAAAACTCGCTCTGGTCTTTGGATAACTTGTAGAACTTCACTACTGGGTCTTTCACTTGGGATAGGGGTATCTCTTCTTTGTACCACCTTAAATCAAGCCTGTTTCTGCGTATAACCACTGGGGATATCATCCCTTTTATCTTCTGAGCTATACTTTTTAGGGATAGGTCTACCTCATTCACTTCTACATCTGTTGATCCAAAGAGCTTTTCGTACTTCTGAAGGGCTCTTTTTCTCTTCTCCTTGTCTTTGGAAAGATAGTACTTTTTTATGTAGCTGAGCTCCTCAAAAACATCTTGGAACTTTTTGAACTTTTCTTGAAGGTCTCCATCCAACACTATGGTGGACTTTTTGGGCAGAGTGAAAAGCTTTAGCATGGCAAATATGTCCTCGGGTCTGTTGTTAAAGGGTGTGGCAGTAAGGAGTAAAACTTTCCTGTGAGTGGTTATAGCCTTTAGAAGTTCGTAGGATTGGGTCTCTTCGTTTCTAAAGCGATGGGCTTCATCTACTATGACCACTTGATAGTGGGGGTTTTTGCTCACGAACTCAAGAACGTTCTCCAGTTTTCCTACTGAAAAGACGCGCCAATCATAAAGTCCAAACCTGCTCAGGTAATCTTTCCAACCTCTGTCCTCCTCTTCTCCCACAAGGTGCGGTGGAGCTATCACTATGCCTTTCAGATCCAAAAGCTTGGCTATGGCACAGGCAATCACCGTCTTTCCCAAACCCACCACATCTGCGAGGATCACTCCTCCGTGGTCTTTTAGTATGGAAAGAGCTTCCATTACCGCATGCACTTGGTAAGAGTAAGGCTTAAAACCCGCTTCCTCCAAGATGGATTTTACTGCCTCTTCTGAAAACTCCTTGAGTGTGTGAAGGTCCAGGTAGGTTTTTACAAGGTATGCGTAGGCTGTGTAGGGCTCTACCCACCTTAACATGGTCTTTTGCCTGATGGTCTCCACCACATCCTTTGGGTTTATCTCCTGAGCCTCCCGCCAAAGTTTGTCAAAGTACCTTTCTGCCTCCTCAAATCCGTAATCCCTTATTTCTACATTGAACTCCTCTTGTTCCCTAAGTCCATACTTAGTTAGATTACTGCTCCCTGTGATGATGGAGTGCTTTGCACCTTTCTCGTTTAGCTTAAAAAGGTAGAGCTTTGCGTGGTTAGGTTTTTTAGTTTTTCTAAGCACCATGTATCCTTCTTCCAAAAGCCTCAGGAAAAACTCTGCCTGTTGGTATAGCTCTTTGCTGTCTAACTCCTCAGAGGTAAGTGCGGTTTCTAAGGATTTTTTGAACTCTCTTATTCTCTGCTCCCCTGAGTTTTCGGAGGTTGACACCTCATAAAGCCCATAAAGACCCCTATCCACCTTTAGACCTACCAAGACCTTGAGGTGTTCTTGGTTTAGCTTTTTCTCATCGTATAGCTTTTTCAACTCTTCGTATATCACTGGCAGGGCGGAGAAGTAAAAGTAGCCTACCAAAATCTTTATCTCGTTGGAGACGCTTATGAGCTCCTTTAGGCGCTCTGATAGGCCTTGACTCCCTGAGTTGGTTATAAAACCCATGATCAGTCTCTTTTATTTTGGAGCGGGCGACGGGACTCGAACCCGCGGCCTGCTGCTTGGAAGGCAGCTGCTCTACCACTGAGCTACGCCCGCTGTGGAGGGGGCAGGATTCGAACCTGCGTAGGGCGGAGCCCGGGGGATTTACAGTCCCCTGCCTTTGACCGCTCGGCCACCCCTCCTGAGGGTAGCTTACAAGCTGGCGGTGGGACTTGAACCCACGACCGCGGGATTACAAATCCCGCGCTCTGCCGACTGAGCTACGCCAGCTAAAACACTATAATATATTATACACCGAATGAGAATTTAAGCACATGGCTGAACCTTGATATTAAAACATTAAAAATCAAGGGTTTCCGATCCATCGTTTAGGGTTTCTATGATCTCAAGTTGGGGTATGTGCCTTTTTATGTAAGATACTGTGGAAAGGATATCTTGGTACGTATCTGGAGTGGCTATCAGATAAACTTCGTCCTTTTTGCTTTCTTTTGTTCTCACTATAGCCTTTCTACCAGAGCCGTCTATCAAAGAAGTAAGTAGACCTATAAACTCAGGTGGTATTCTTACCAGAAGAACCTTCGCTCTTATCGCTTTTCCCATGTTTTATTACCTTTGCGGAAAATAAGTCCTTTACCTTCTGAGAAAACTCTGGCAATTCTTCACTTTTCTTTTCAGAAGGTATTATCTCAAAACTTACTTCGGGAAACCTTGCTTTTATCTTATTCATCTCTATGGTTTTGGCATCTTCTTCTGGGACAAGAAACACCAACTTTCCTCCTTCTTCTTTAGCACTGAGTTTTTTGAGTTTTTCAGCTTCAAGCACACCAAAAGCTTTTTCTACTTCTTTTAGGATATTTTCTTTTAGGTTTTGATTTTCCTTAAGTGTGTTATCACTTTTTTTGAGCAGTTCCTTTATAGGAAGAATGTCTTTGACTATCAAAGTTTTGATTATGGCGAGTTCACAAGCTCTCAAAAAGTCTCTGGTTTTTGCATCTGCTCTGGCTGTGTTTATTACTTTCTCAAGATAAAGGAGTGCGTTAAGAGGGACATCTGCCATTTTTTTGTGAAAGTCTTCTACTCTGATAACTCTTTCTGGTTCTTTCAAGCTCCTGAAAAGCAAAAGAGTTCTTATCTCTTCTTCTAAAGTATCCCAGAACCTTGTAAGATTAAACCCTCCCATACTCATATCTCTAAGAACCCTAATGGCTTCGTCCACCTTGGAGTCTAACAGCATATTTAGAAACTCTCTTACCTTCTCTTGGGATACTATACCTAAAAACCCCTCTATACTCTTTTCATCAACTTTACCTTCTCCATAAGTGCTTATTTGGTCTAACAAGGAAAGTGCGTCCCTCATACCTCCATCACTGAGCTTGGCTATACTATACAAACTCCTTTCTTCATAAGCTATACCCTCTTTTAGACACACATCTTTTAACCTTTGTACAATTTGATCCTCACTTAGTTTTGTAAAAATTAGCCTTTGACATCTTGAAAGTATGGTGGGTATGATCTTCTCATACTCAGTAGTGCACAGTATGAAAATAGTCCTAGGTGGCGGCTCTTCCAAGGTTTTAAGTAGAGCGTTAAAAGCCTCTTTGGTTAGCATGTGAGCTTCGTCAAGAATGTACACCTTATACTTGCCTTTTATGGGAGTGTAAGAGACTGCATCTCTTATAGCTCTTATGTCATCTATTCCTCTGCTTGATGCTGCATCTATTTCTATAAGGTCAGGGAAGTTTCCTTTATCTATAGAAACACAGTTTTCACACTCTCCACACGGCTCACCATCCTTCTGCAAGTTAAGGCAGTTGAGGGACTTAGTGAGCAATCTAGCCACCGTAGTTTTACCTGTACCCCTTGAACCAGCAAAAATGTATGCGGAAGAAACTTTGTTTAATTTTATAGCGTTTAAAAGCACTTTTTTTACTGGCTCCTGACCCACCAAATCTCTGAAAAACTTTGGTCTGTATTTCCTCGCAAAGGGTATATACATGACTTAAAATTTTAACTCAAGAGGTTCGGTGATATAATCTAAATCATGTCTGCTATAAAGAAAGTCAGAGCAAGGGAAGTTTTAGATTCAAGAGGGAATCCCACTGTAGAGGTGGAAGTATTTTTAGAATCCGGAGCGGTAGGCAGAGCTATAGTACCAAGTGGGGCATCCACGGGAGAAAAGGAAGCTTTGGAACTTAGAGATCATGACCCGAATAGGTATATGGGAAAAGGTGTTTTAAAGGCTGTGGATAATGTGAACAGTATAATAGCAAAAGAGATAGAAGGCTTGGAATCCACATGCCAGCAAGACATAGACAGCATACTCATATCTTTGGACGGTACTCATAACAAAAGTAAGTTAGGCGCTAACGCTATACTGGGAGTGAGCATGGCAGTGGCAAAAGCAAGTGCGCAGGAATTGGGTGTTAGCCTTTATAGATACTTGGGTGGTATAAGTGCCAACAAACTCCCCGTACCTCTTATGAATGTGATAAACGGCGGTGTTCACGCGGATAATCCTCTTGATCTGCAGGAGTTCATGATAGTGCCTGTGGGTGGAGGTAGCTTTTCAGAAGCTCTACGCATGGGAGTAGAGACTTTTCACACCCTAAAGAATCTTCTGAAAGAAAGGGGCTACTCTACAAATGTGGGAGATGAAGGGGGTTTTGCACCCCAGCTTGAAAATACAGAAAAGGCTCTTGATATGCTCATGCTTGCCATAGAAAATGCTGGTTACACTCCTGGTCAAGACATATTTATAGCTCTTGATTGTGCCTCTTCTGAGTTTTATTACGAGGATGAGCTTTATCACCTTGAGGGAAAAAGGTTTAGCAGAGAGGACCTTTGTAATTTTTACTCACGCTTGATAGAGAAGTATCCCATCATCTCCATAGAGGATCCTATGGCTGAAGATGACTGGGAGGGTTGGAAGTTAATAACCCAAGCTCTTGGGAAGAAGGTACAGTTAGTAGGAGATGACCTTTTTGTCACTAACGCAGAGCTTCTCAAAAAAGGCATAGAGGAGGGTATAGCTAATGCAATTCTCATAAAGCTCAATCAGGTAGGTACTGTTTCAGAAACCCTCAAAACCATAAGCTTAGCCAAAGAAAGAGGCTATTCTACCATAGTATCCCATCGCTCTGGAGAAACAGAAGACACTTTTATATCTCACCTTGCAGTAGGTGTAGGTAGCGGTCAGATAAAAACGGGCTCTGCTTCCAGAACGGATAGGATAGCCAAGTACAACGAGCTTTTGAGAATAGAGGAGGAACTTGGTAATGCGTCAAAGTTCGGAGGGAAAGAGGAATTTTGGAGGTTTATCTCCTGAGTCTTTACCTCTTGTTTTTATGCTCGTAGTGGTTATCTTAACGGTGTATAACCTCTTTTTCAGCACCTTTAATATCTTTAACATATTAAAGATGCAAAAGTCTTTGCACAGCATAGACAAGAAGTTAGAAGAAGTTAAAAACAAAAACGCAAAGCTTGAGAACATGCTTGATCTTGTAAATAAGTACCCAGACACATACAAAGAGAGATTCATAAGAAGATACATGCAACTTCAGAAAAAGGACGAGAAGATAATACTTTTTAGTGATGACGCCAACTGAAAAAGACATATACTTTATGAAAAAGGCTTTGGAGCTTGCAAAAAGCAGGAAGGGACTCACCCATCCCAACCCTACCGTGGGCTGTGTCATAGTAAAAGACGGAAAGATCATCGCAGAAGGCTACCACGAGCGAGCTGGTATGCCGCATGCAGAAGTAGTAGCTCTTGAAAAGGCTGGAAAACAAGCGGAAAACTCCACCGTTTATGTTACCTTAGAACCTTGCAGTCATTACGGAAGAACTCCACCTTGTGCGGATGCTCTCATAAGGGCAAAGGTCAAAAGAGTAGTAATAGCGGTGCTTGATCCCAACCCCTTAGTGTCGGGGAAGGGAGCAGAAAGGCTAAAACAGGCAGGTATAGAGGTGTCTGTGGGAGTTTTGGAAGAAGAAGCAAAAGAGTTAAACGAAGACTTTTTTACTTACATAACTCAGAAGAGACCTTACATAACTCTTAAGATGGCTCAGAGCATAGACGGGCGCATGGCACTAAAAAGTGGTCAGAGTAAGTGGATAACAAACCAAGAGAGTAGAGACTTTGCTCACAAGCTAAGGTCAGAGGCTACAGCGGTACTCATAGGTATTAACACCCTGCTAAGAGATGATCCTCAACTCACTGTGAGAGCCTTTCCTTGGGAAAGGCAACCCATCAGGATAGTGCTTGATCCACGCTTGAGAATACCCTTGGACTCTAAACTGGTCAAGGACAAGTCCGCAAGCACCATAGTAATAACTGCGCTGGAGGATAAAGAGAAGATAGAAAACCTCCAAAAAGAGGGCGTGGAAGTAATACTTGCAGAGGCTATTGATGGAAAACTAAGTTTAAAAGAAGTACTCAGACAGCTCTATTTTAAAGAGATCATGCACCTTTTGGTGGAAGGCGGTAGCATAACCATCACGAACTTTATAAAGGAAGAACTGTATGATAGGCTCTTTGTCTTTGTAGCACCCATTTTGATAGGTGAGGGGCTCGGCATTGGACATATAGGTGTTGAGGACCTATCGCAAGCAAAGAGACATAAGCTGGTAAATCTCTACAGGTTTGGGGATGATATAGCTCTGGAGTACAGAAAACTATGAGGCTAATCTTTATGGGTACATCTTCCTTTGCACTGCCGAGTCTTAAAGCTCTACATGAACACTTTCAAGTAGTTGGAGTGATCACGCAACCAGACAAACCTGCAAAAAGGGGGCTTAGACTTACACCACCACCAGTAAAAGTAAGCGCTTTGGAGTTAAACCTTAAAGTACATCAGCCAGCTACTAAAAGCCAAGTTCGTGATATACTTTTGGAACTCAAACCTGACTGTGTCGTTGTGGTTGCTTACGGAAAGATTCTAACAAAAGAAATTCTCCAGATTCCACCTTATGGGTGTATAAACCTTCACGCTTCCTTACTTCCTAAGTACAGAGGTGCATCACCCATACAGAGATGTCTTATGGCAGGTGAAAAGCTAACAGGCAATACAGTTATACTTATGGACGAAGGTATGGATACTGGAGACATACTGAGTGCAGAAGGCTTACCAGTAGAAGAGGATGATAACTTTGTGAGCCTAAGCGAAAAGCTTTCCACAAGAGGGGCAAAACTGCTTGTTGATACTCTAAAAAGATGGTTTGCAGGTGAGATAAAACCCATACCACAAGCTCACCAAGAGGCAACTTATGCGCCTCCCATTCTAAAAGAGGAATACCGCATATGTTGGAAAGCACCCGCAACTAGCGTAAAAGACAGAATAAGGGGACTTTACCCTGACTGCTATACCTTTTTAGAAGGAGGGGAAAGGATAAAGATCCTGAAGGTAAAGGTGTGTGAGGAAGGGGGAGAACCCGGTGAGGTTATACACGAAAAAAAACTTCAGGTTGCCTGCGGTGAAGGTTCTGTTGAAATCCTTGAGCTTATAAACCCAAAGGGTAAAAAAGTCAGTGGTGAGGACTTCATGAGAGGTTACAGACCAAAAAAGTTGCTTTAAGGTATGCTTCCCCTCAAAGTAATGTCTCCACTGACTACTTTCTTTTCACCTTGAGCAGTAAGAAGCATGAGGTATCCTTCTTCTGATATATCCTTGAGTATTCCCACAACAGGAGGCTCTGTGTGAAGGATAACCTCCTGATCCAAAAAGAGAAGCCTTTTCTTTATGTCCTCTCTGAAGGCTCTAAAGCCCTCTTCTTTCAAAAGGTCAAGATTCACCTCTATTTTGTCCAAAAGGAAAAAAAGCACGCAAGCCACACTGTACTCCTTCCCAGAAACTAAGAACATAGATGTAGCAGGAAGGTCTTGGGGAAAGTTCCTTTGATTTACGTTAATACCTATACCCACTATACTTCTGTTTTTGAGCTTTTCTACAAGGACACCGCATATCTTTTTACCCATTACATACACATCGTTTACCCATTTTATGCTTGTTAAAAAACCGTAATCTTCAAGCATTTGGCAAACAGAAAGTGCCACCACAAGGGGCAAAGTTTGTTCATCTTTTAGTTCCTCCTGCAGAGGAAAGCTTAGGTACAGACCACCTTCGTCTGAGTGCCAGCTCCTTCCGTACCTTCCCCTACCCAATGTTTGCCTTTTTGCACAAACTACACAGTTTAAATCTTCCCTTTCTTTTAAAAAGTCCTGTGTTGAGCTCACCTCCTCAAGCCAAACAAGGCAGGAAAACCTACTCATTCCAATGACTTTATGGTATCAAAAAGAGCTTCTAAGACTTTATCCATATCTTCAAAGGATATGACAAGAGGCATCATAAGTACCATCACATCACCCAAGGGCCTCATAAAAACTCCCCTTTCTCTGCATTTGTATGCCACCTTAAAGCCAGTGCGATCTCCGTAAGGAAAGGGCTCACCTCTGTCTCTGTCTTTTACAAGCTCAATACCTGCCATAAATCCCAGCTGTCTTATGTCTCCCACGTGCTTTAGTTCCCAAAACTCCTGCAACCTTTCTGACAGGTAATTTATTTTAGGCTTGAGATTTTCTAAGGTTTTTTCTTCTTCAAACACTTCAAGGTTTGCAAGAGCTACCGCACATGCCAGATTGTTTCCTGTGTATGTGTGTCCGTGATAGAAATGTTTCATCTCTCCGAACTCTCCCAAAAAAGCATCAAAAACTTCATCAGTAGTCAGCGTAGCAGCCAAAGGAAGGTATCCGCCTGTTATACCCTTGCCCAAACACATAAAGTCAGGTGTTATCCCCTCCTGCTCACAGTAAAACATGCTTCCTGTTCTTCCAAAGCCCGTTGCTACCTCATCCACTATCATCAAAACCTCATACCTTTTAGTAAGTTCCCTTACGCCCTTTAAAAAACCTTTGGGAAAGGGTAGCATACCAGCTGCTGCTTGAATACCCGCCTCTAAGCTTATGGCTACCACATCTTGAGCCTTGTCCTTTAGGATTTCTTCAAGCATCTGAAGCAAGTCATTTTTACACTCATCGCAAAGTTTTTGGTAATTTTGTTTACAGTAAAGGTAAGGCGAAGGGAGTCTTATGGTGTTGAAAAGTAGATCTCTGTAGGCGCCGTGGAAGAGCTCAATCCCTCCTAAGCTTACCGCACCTATGGTGTCTCCGTGATAGGCTTCCGATAAAGTAATGAAGATCTTTTTCCTTTTTCCTTTGTTTATCCAATACTGGTAGGCAAGCTTTATGGCTATCTCAACAGCTTCCGCACCGTCCTCCGAGTAGAAAACTTTCGTAAGACCTTTAGGGGCTATTTCTACAAGTCTTTTGGCAAGAAGTATGGCAGGTATGTTGGAAGAGCCTAAGGTGGTGGTGTGCGCTACTTTTTTAAGCTGATCAGTAATGGCTTGATTAAGCTTTGGGTGGTTGTGTCCGTGAACATTGCACCAAAGAGAAGATATGGCATCTATAAACTTCCTCCCGTAAATGTCGTAAAGATAAACACCTTCTGCTCTTTCAAAGATGAGGTTTTCTTCCTCTCTGTATACTTTCATTTGGGTAAAGGGATGCCAAAAGTACTCCTTGTCCCAACTTTCAAGAACTTTAGGGTCAAGCATTTGTTTCTCCTTGACTAAACTATCTAAGGAATTATAATATAAGCAAGACAAAAGAGGAGCTTATCATGAATTTACCACCGCTTAAGCTGGGAAAGAAAACTGCAGAGATACCCATTATACAAGGTGGTATGGGAGTGGGTATATCTTGGGAGAAGCTTGCAGGTGCAGTTGCCAAAGAAGGCGCTGTAGGCGTAGTATCTGCGGTAGGTACAGGTTATAGGCATCCCAACTTGGTAAAAAGGGACAAGTTTGGAAGACCTATAGGTTCTGTTTATACACACAGTAAGGAAGCCCTAACGAAAATAATACAGGATGCCAAAAGGATATCTCAAGGTAGAGGTCT
The Hydrogenobacter hydrogenophilus DNA segment above includes these coding regions:
- a CDS encoding helicase-related protein; this encodes MGFITNSGSQGLSERLKELISVSNEIKILVGYFYFSALPVIYEELKKLYDEKKLNQEHLKVLVGLKVDRGLYGLYEVSTSENSGEQRIREFKKSLETALTSEELDSKELYQQAEFFLRLLEEGYMVLRKTKKPNHAKLYLFKLNEKGAKHSIITGSSNLTKYGLREQEEFNVEIRDYGFEEAERYFDKLWREAQEINPKDVVETIRQKTMLRWVEPYTAYAYLVKTYLDLHTLKEFSEEAVKSILEEAGFKPYSYQVHAVMEALSILKDHGGVILADVVGLGKTVIACAIAKLLDLKGIVIAPPHLVGEEEDRGWKDYLSRFGLYDWRVFSVGKLENVLEFVSKNPHYQVVIVDEAHRFRNEETQSYELLKAITTHRKVLLLTATPFNNRPEDIFAMLKLFTLPKKSTIVLDGDLQEKFKKFQDVFEELSYIKKYYLSKDKEKRKRALQKYEKLFGSTDVEVNEVDLSLKSIAQKIKGMISPVVIRRNRLDLRWYKEEIPLSQVKDPVVKFYKLSKDQSEFYDEVIQTFSSPEEGGSFVGALYMPERYLKGDQKDDFRELSQRNLYDFMRRLLVKRFESSFYAFNQSIKNFIQLHETAIEFVQKSRKYVLNRDLIEDLYTAEEETILKELKEFEESLKASSSPKGRYEYIYDETNADIDKLLEDLKRDKKLFENIQKKLEDSGLLEQDPKLEELSNTLREFIEQNRKVVIFSEYVDTAEYLAEKLQEMGFRVLKAVGSLSKGRLEEIRQNFDAQHEDKRDDYDVLVSTDKLSEGINLNRAGVVINYDIPWNPVRVIQRVGRINRIGQKVYEELYIVNFFPTEKGADQTRIVEIAKNKMFMIHKVLGEDAKIFTPDEEPTPSELYTRLSTYREDQEKSFYTIMLEEWERIKKETPDIEEKIKDMPNRVKCAKPSDKSELFVFVKKYGELFCIHCDYQKDQTQEVPLEEAFSRIKADPQTKSLSLSEHFWEFYKKVEDYTKERRKDYQDVEKSAIRNLKYFRDHIKDEFIDVLISAIQDYGVLPIKTLRDISNIKDKEEMEKYLEGIKRRFGTALQKLEQDQQSQKGEVIISIENKDVQ
- the dnaX gene encoding DNA polymerase III subunit gamma/tau, producing the protein MYIPFARKYRPKFFRDLVGQEPVKKVLLNAIKLNKVSSAYIFAGSRGTGKTTVARLLTKSLNCLNLQKDGEPCGECENCVSIDKGNFPDLIEIDAASSRGIDDIRAIRDAVSYTPIKGKYKVYILDEAHMLTKEAFNALLKTLEEPPPRTIFILCTTEYEKIIPTILSRCQRLIFTKLSEDQIVQRLKDVCLKEGIAYEERSLYSIAKLSDGGMRDALSLLDQISTYGEGKVDEKSIEGFLGIVSQEKVREFLNMLLDSKVDEAIRVLRDMSMGGFNLTRFWDTLEEEIRTLLLFRSLKEPERVIRVEDFHKKMADVPLNALLYLEKVINTARADAKTRDFLRACELAIIKTLIVKDILPIKELLKKSDNTLKENQNLKENILKEVEKAFGVLEAEKLKKLSAKEEGGKLVFLVPEEDAKTIEMNKIKARFPEVSFEIIPSEKKSEELPEFSQKVKDLFSAKVIKHGKSDKSEGSSGKNTT
- the eno gene encoding phosphopyruvate hydratase, with the protein product MSAIKKVRAREVLDSRGNPTVEVEVFLESGAVGRAIVPSGASTGEKEALELRDHDPNRYMGKGVLKAVDNVNSIIAKEIEGLESTCQQDIDSILISLDGTHNKSKLGANAILGVSMAVAKASAQELGVSLYRYLGGISANKLPVPLMNVINGGVHADNPLDLQEFMIVPVGGGSFSEALRMGVETFHTLKNLLKERGYSTNVGDEGGFAPQLENTEKALDMLMLAIENAGYTPGQDIFIALDCASSEFYYEDELYHLEGKRFSREDLCNFYSRLIEKYPIISIEDPMAEDDWEGWKLITQALGKKVQLVGDDLFVTNAELLKKGIEEGIANAILIKLNQVGTVSETLKTISLAKERGYSTIVSHRSGETEDTFISHLAVGVGSGQIKTGSASRTDRIAKYNELLRIEEELGNASKFGGKEEFWRFIS
- a CDS encoding FtsB family cell division protein, with protein sequence MRQSSEGKRNFGGLSPESLPLVFMLVVVILTVYNLFFSTFNIFNILKMQKSLHSIDKKLEEVKNKNAKLENMLDLVNKYPDTYKERFIRRYMQLQKKDEKIILFSDDAN
- the ribD gene encoding bifunctional diaminohydroxyphosphoribosylaminopyrimidine deaminase/5-amino-6-(5-phosphoribosylamino)uracil reductase RibD, which gives rise to MTPTEKDIYFMKKALELAKSRKGLTHPNPTVGCVIVKDGKIIAEGYHERAGMPHAEVVALEKAGKQAENSTVYVTLEPCSHYGRTPPCADALIRAKVKRVVIAVLDPNPLVSGKGAERLKQAGIEVSVGVLEEEAKELNEDFFTYITQKRPYITLKMAQSIDGRMALKSGQSKWITNQESRDFAHKLRSEATAVLIGINTLLRDDPQLTVRAFPWERQPIRIVLDPRLRIPLDSKLVKDKSASTIVITALEDKEKIENLQKEGVEVILAEAIDGKLSLKEVLRQLYFKEIMHLLVEGGSITITNFIKEELYDRLFVFVAPILIGEGLGIGHIGVEDLSQAKRHKLVNLYRFGDDIALEYRKL
- the fmt gene encoding methionyl-tRNA formyltransferase, with product MRLIFMGTSSFALPSLKALHEHFQVVGVITQPDKPAKRGLRLTPPPVKVSALELNLKVHQPATKSQVRDILLELKPDCVVVVAYGKILTKEILQIPPYGCINLHASLLPKYRGASPIQRCLMAGEKLTGNTVILMDEGMDTGDILSAEGLPVEEDDNFVSLSEKLSTRGAKLLVDTLKRWFAGEIKPIPQAHQEATYAPPILKEEYRICWKAPATSVKDRIRGLYPDCYTFLEGGERIKILKVKVCEEGGEPGEVIHEKKLQVACGEGSVEILELINPKGKKVSGEDFMRGYRPKKLL
- a CDS encoding biotin--[acetyl-CoA-carboxylase] ligase, with the translated sequence MSRFSCLVWLEEVSSTQDFLKEREDLNCVVCAKRQTLGRGRYGRSWHSDEGGLYLSFPLQEELKDEQTLPLVVALSVCQMLEDYGFLTSIKWVNDVYVMGKKICGVLVEKLKNRSIVGIGINVNQRNFPQDLPATSMFLVSGKEYSVACVLFFLLDKIEVNLDLLKEEGFRAFREDIKKRLLFLDQEVILHTEPPVVGILKDISEEGYLMLLTAQGEKKVVSGDITLRGSIP
- the bioA gene encoding adenosylmethionine--8-amino-7-oxononanoate transaminase; protein product: MLDPKVLESWDKEYFWHPFTQMKVYREEENLIFERAEGVYLYDIYGRKFIDAISSLWCNVHGHNHPKLNQAITDQLKKVAHTTTLGSSNIPAILLAKRLVEIAPKGLTKVFYSEDGAEAVEIAIKLAYQYWINKGKRKKIFITLSEAYHGDTIGAVSLGGIELFHGAYRDLLFNTIRLPSPYLYCKQNYQKLCDECKNDLLQMLEEILKDKAQDVVAISLEAGIQAAAGMLPFPKGFLKGVRELTKRYEVLMIVDEVATGFGRTGSMFYCEQEGITPDFMCLGKGITGGYLPLAATLTTDEVFDAFLGEFGEMKHFYHGHTYTGNNLACAVALANLEVFEEEKTLENLKPKINYLSERLQEFWELKHVGDIRQLGFMAGIELVKDRDRGEPFPYGDRTGFKVAYKCRERGVFMRPLGDVMVLMMPLVISFEDMDKVLEALFDTIKSLE